A genomic region of Papaver somniferum cultivar HN1 chromosome 7, ASM357369v1, whole genome shotgun sequence contains the following coding sequences:
- the LOC113298003 gene encoding uncharacterized protein LOC113298003: protein MPPKGSWGFSLFGNGDSVSVERNIDGSLKNSPSPPLRLQLDKDVYRPGDLVSATIQIHNHCTPTDQSEIQQEDDDDACSLLVERLGFEIIGTEKLDTQWFSLQKPLPGTKHRRGEKIFLDCSTPHVVSNQIVSAGATKTYIVRTELPDDIPPSYRGTTIRYFYYVRTTLSGRLLALERGSRQDSINETIILEDRIPLQIWVTQKTSGMLTEDQSDGILQAATISKDIYWKEKDSDSEWARANETFDGGEEGYDSSRDETLSVSSYNPSKGNLNTAFGSSLSLQSAATRFSNKDVLHLQGERSSLSSYLALPRVSVAEVLHDSSGDVLSPGKKSPAILSPSKQRKHAFSPDEDTGVSPVAGTSEPAASEGFVRGRSYNIRLDDQVLLRFSPKNSDSTYYFSDMIGGTLTFFHEEGARRCLEVSITLETSETISQRFVHLSRRNAPMLTKIQSDHYEVVADLVQTSFLFSIPMDGPMSFSTPLVSVQWALRFEFFTTPKNVDWRRYEHPLLIEGRDKGEWVLPIAVHAPPPRAQPTNTRNERSDSFGPMWNRN, encoded by the exons ATGCCGCCAAAGGGTTCATGGGGGTTCTCTCTCTTTGGAAACGGGGATTCTGTCTCCGTCGAAAGAAATATTGATGGGTCTCTCAAAAATTCTCCCTCTCCTCCTTTGAGATTACAATTAGATAAAGATGTCTACAGGCCTGGGGATCTAGTTTCTGCTACTATTCAGATTCACAACCATTGTACCCCTACTGATCAATCTGAAATTCAGCAGGAAGATGACGATGATGCTTGCTCACTTCTGGTGGAAAGACTTGGGTTTGAAATCATTGGGACTGAAAAATTGGATACTCAGTGGTTCTCATTGCAGAAGCCATTACCTGGAACAAAGCATAGAAGAG GTGAGAAGATCTTCCTGGACTGTTCGACACCTCATGTGGTTTCAAATCAGATTGTCTCTGCTGGTGCCACCAAAACTT ATATAGTCAGAACGGAACTACCTGATGATATACCACCATCATACAGGGGTACAACCATTCGTTATTTTTACTATGTTAGAACTACATTATCTGGGAGACTGCTGGCATTGGAGAGAGGTTCTCGCCAAGACTCAATAAACGAAACAATAATACTG GAAGATCGTATTCCATTGCAAATATGGGTGACACAGAAAACCAGTGGCATGCTAACTGAAGATCAAAGTGATG GAATTTTGCAGGCTGCGACCATCTCAAAGGACATATACTGGAAGGAGAAGGATTCTGATTCTGAATGG GCAAGAGCCAATGAAACATTTGATGGAGGTGAAGAAGGATATGACAGCTCAAGGGATGAGACATTGTCTGTTTCTTCCTACAATCCCTCAAAGGGAAATTTAAACACCGCTTTTGGAAGTTCTTTGTCCTTGCAATCAGCTGCAACGAGGTTTTCAAACAAGGATGTTCTACATTTACAAGGAGAACGCTCTAGCTTATCTTCATATCTGGCACTTCCTCGTGTATCTGTTGCTGAAGTCTTGCATGATTCGAGTGGTG ATGTATTGTCCCCGGGTAAGAAGTCTCCTGCTATTCTGTCTCCTAGTAAGCAGAGAAAGCATGCCTTTTCCCCTGATGAAGATACCGGAGTTTCTCCTGTTGCTGGGACTTCTGAACCTGCAGCAT CAGAAGGCTTTGTGCGAGGGAGATCCTACAATATTAGACTAGATGACCAAGTGTTGCTCCGGTTTTCTCCAAAAAATTCTGATTCGACATACTACTTCAGTGACATG ATTGGGGGCACTTTGACTTTCTTTCATGAAGAAGGGGCTAGGAGATGCCTTGAG GTCTCAATAACCTTAGAAACTTCAGAAACAATAAGTCAGCGTTTTGTCCATCTTTCGCGTAGAAATGCTCCTATGCTTACAAAG ATTCAGAGCGATCATTATGAGGTTGTTGCGGATTTAGTACAGACGAGCTTTCTTTTCTCTATTCCCATGGATGGGCCCATGTCTTTTTCGACTCCCCTTGTTTCTGTACAATGGGCTCTTCGGTTCGAGTTCTTCACCACCCCTAAGAATGTGGATTGGAGAAG ATACGAGCATCCTCTTCTTATTGAGGGAAGAGATAAAGGGGAATGGGTACTTCCGATAGCTGTACACGCACCTCCACCGCGAGCTCAGCCTACTAATACAAGAAATGAGAGGTCTGATTCTTTCGGACCCATGTGGAATCGTAACTGA